In Deinococcus aestuarii, the following proteins share a genomic window:
- a CDS encoding GNAT family N-acetyltransferase, producing the protein MTTRTLTVTPFDPVAASPAARLAVGHLLTESHAFAYPEEPPHLPAREAVSLTQLTPGDAMTHFVVWDEQGARALGWAKLEYSLTQNRHAAHARLIVHPAWRRRGLGRDLARALEEVARREGRRLITFGTTDRLPAGEAFARRLGAEPALVLRQSQLDLAAVPDSLLDAWVTRPAGEAYRLHVWERIPEEVLERAADVFMVMNTAPRGDLDVDDFQITPEMIRAWDDMIAEAGEVRPLMAAEDTRTGQLAGYTEVFWSPERAALVYQGATAVRPSERGQGLGKWLKAAMIRHVRAHCPGARVIRTNNAHENAAMLGINVALGFTPWAEFTEWQVRLDG; encoded by the coding sequence ATGACGACGCGCACCCTGACCGTGACCCCGTTCGACCCCGTGGCGGCGTCCCCAGCGGCGCGGCTGGCGGTCGGGCACCTCCTCACCGAGAGCCACGCCTTCGCCTATCCGGAGGAGCCTCCCCACCTCCCCGCGCGTGAGGCCGTCAGCCTGACCCAACTCACTCCCGGCGACGCCATGACGCACTTCGTCGTCTGGGACGAGCAAGGAGCGCGGGCGCTCGGCTGGGCCAAGCTGGAGTACAGCCTCACCCAGAACCGGCACGCCGCCCACGCCCGGCTGATCGTCCACCCGGCCTGGCGCCGCCGGGGCCTGGGCCGCGACCTCGCCCGCGCGCTGGAGGAGGTCGCCCGGCGGGAAGGCCGCCGCCTGATCACCTTCGGCACCACGGACCGCCTCCCTGCCGGGGAAGCCTTCGCCCGCCGCCTGGGGGCCGAGCCCGCCCTGGTCCTGCGCCAGAGCCAGCTCGACCTCGCCGCCGTTCCGGACTCGCTGCTGGACGCCTGGGTGACCCGCCCCGCGGGGGAGGCCTACCGCCTGCACGTCTGGGAGCGCATCCCGGAGGAGGTTCTGGAGCGGGCGGCGGACGTGTTCATGGTGATGAACACCGCCCCGCGCGGCGACCTCGACGTGGACGACTTCCAGATCACGCCCGAGATGATCCGCGCCTGGGACGACATGATCGCCGAGGCCGGGGAGGTCCGCCCACTGATGGCCGCCGAGGACACCCGCACGGGCCAGCTCGCCGGGTACACGGAAGTCTTCTGGAGCCCCGAGCGCGCCGCCCTCGTCTACCAGGGGGCAACCGCCGTGCGCCCGTCAGAGCGCGGGCAGGGCCTGGGCAAGTGGCTCAAGGCCGCCATGATCCGCCACGTCCGCGCCCACTGCCCCGGCGCCCGCGTGATCCGCACGAACAACGCCCACGAGAACGCCGCCATGCTGGGCATCAACGTG
- a CDS encoding M3 family oligoendopeptidase has protein sequence MTTTATERVLNVREDQSRWETFAPRYARLQAADLTPDDVPAWLAGWSALTAELMGVGARLATRADLHTDDGAVQARYAAFLEEVVPPSQRADHALTEKLLAVPGYVPAPGFALTYRRFQDAAALFREANVELEVTHAAQMNRHGVITGNQQVTLRGETLTVPQAKQRGDSPDRQGREEAWRALATSHMDIAPDLDALLLDLLATRRQLARNADLVNFRDYMWKRLDRVDYTPEDCLAFHAAVRDEVVPLAGRMLADIAGRLGLDSVRPWDYNRSNLLDPEGRESLKPFRTGEELEALAQTAFDGLDPELGGRFRALRGGLLDLESRPGKMTHAYCQYFPVTNEPFVLMNVVGTAEDVRVLFHEVGHAFHGFLSGDAQPLVWNRWSPIEFIEIPSMAMEFLTLDHLGHVFSPSELARYREKQLQGVVAFLPWAAQMDAFQHWLYAEAGEDVTVADLNAKWLDLDRTFHPFVNWEGLDEGVRAKGWQYYHIFRAPFYYIEYAMCYLAAVGVWRSSQADPARALENYKASLRLGNTVPVPELYRAAGVEFRFDREYIRGLMGFLAGQLGTSA, from the coding sequence ATGACCACCACCGCCACCGAGCGCGTGCTGAACGTGCGCGAGGACCAGAGCCGCTGGGAGACCTTCGCCCCCCGCTACGCCCGGCTTCAGGCCGCCGACCTGACCCCCGATGACGTGCCCGCCTGGCTCGCCGGGTGGAGCGCGCTGACCGCCGAACTGATGGGCGTGGGCGCGAGGCTCGCCACCCGCGCGGACCTCCACACGGACGACGGGGCGGTCCAGGCACGCTACGCGGCCTTCCTGGAAGAGGTCGTGCCGCCGAGCCAGCGGGCCGACCACGCCCTCACCGAGAAGCTTCTCGCGGTGCCGGGGTACGTGCCCGCCCCCGGCTTCGCCCTGACCTACCGCCGCTTTCAGGACGCCGCCGCCCTCTTCCGCGAGGCGAACGTGGAGCTGGAGGTCACGCACGCGGCCCAGATGAACCGTCACGGGGTCATCACGGGCAACCAGCAGGTGACGTTGCGGGGAGAGACCCTGACCGTGCCCCAGGCGAAGCAGCGCGGCGACAGCCCCGACCGCCAAGGGCGCGAGGAGGCGTGGCGGGCGCTGGCGACGAGCCACATGGACATCGCGCCCGACCTCGACGCTCTGCTGCTCGACCTGCTGGCAACGCGGCGGCAACTCGCCCGCAATGCCGATCTCGTCAACTTCCGCGACTACATGTGGAAGCGCCTCGACCGGGTGGACTACACGCCGGAAGACTGCCTCGCCTTCCACGCGGCGGTGCGGGATGAGGTGGTGCCCCTCGCCGGGCGGATGCTGGCGGACATCGCCGGGCGGCTCGGCCTCGACTCGGTGCGCCCCTGGGACTACAACCGCAGCAACCTCCTCGACCCGGAGGGGCGGGAGTCACTGAAACCCTTCCGCACCGGGGAAGAACTCGAAGCCCTGGCGCAGACGGCCTTCGATGGGCTCGATCCCGAACTCGGCGGGCGCTTCCGGGCCCTGCGGGGCGGGCTGCTCGACCTCGAATCGCGCCCGGGCAAGATGACGCACGCGTACTGCCAGTATTTCCCGGTCACCAACGAGCCCTTCGTGCTGATGAACGTGGTGGGCACCGCCGAGGACGTGCGGGTGCTCTTCCACGAGGTCGGGCACGCCTTTCACGGCTTCCTGAGCGGGGACGCCCAGCCCCTGGTGTGGAACCGCTGGAGCCCCATCGAGTTCATCGAGATTCCCAGCATGGCGATGGAGTTCCTGACCCTGGACCACCTCGGACACGTCTTCTCGCCCAGTGAACTCGCCCGCTACCGCGAGAAGCAGCTTCAGGGCGTCGTCGCCTTCCTGCCCTGGGCCGCCCAGATGGACGCCTTCCAGCACTGGCTCTACGCCGAGGCGGGGGAGGACGTGACGGTCGCCGACCTCAACGCGAAGTGGCTCGACCTCGACCGGACCTTCCACCCCTTCGTGAACTGGGAGGGCCTGGACGAGGGGGTGCGGGCGAAGGGCTGGCAGTATTACCACATCTTCCGGGCGCCGTTTTATTACATCGAATACGCGATGTGTTACCTCGCCGCCGTGGGGGTGTGGCGCTCGTCCCAGGCGGACCCGGCCCGCGCCCTGGAGAATTACAAGGCGAGCCTGCGCCTGGGGAACACCGTCCCCGTTCCCGAGCTGTACCGGGCGGCGGGGGTGGAGTTCCGCTTCGACCGGGAGTACATCCGGGGACTGATGGGGTTTCTGGCGGGGCAGCTCGGCACCTCCGCCTGA
- the coaBC gene encoding bifunctional phosphopantothenoylcysteine decarboxylase/phosphopantothenate--cysteine ligase CoaBC → MNDSATPPGPPTVLVVVGGSMAAVKAPSVLRRLRERGARVRVIATRASLAFITELSLATAADGEVATDGTWFTARPDAQHLTLARADAVVVVGASADLLARAATGRGDDLASATLLSVRAPVLWVPAMNERMWEHPAVRANAERLRGWGHTFLGPVSGAFGSRGEGTGMGRMAEPEDIAAATLALLAPAAPRDLEGVRIVVSAGPTREYLDPVRFISNPSSGKMGFAVAGEARDRGAEVTLVTGPVSLPDPPGVRVVRIESALELRDAVVGAARDAGVVVMTAAVADYRAAERAGEKQAKVAGDVTVHLTPNPDILAELGAQKGERVLVGFAMETHAGVERAALKARRKNADFILLNYPTREGTAFGGDDNEVTLVRPDGSHEAWPRLSKREVARRLLDEALRVRGGRQEA, encoded by the coding sequence GTGAACGACTCCGCGACCCCCCCGGGCCCCCCCACCGTCCTCGTCGTCGTGGGGGGCAGCATGGCGGCGGTGAAGGCCCCGAGCGTGCTGAGGCGGCTGCGCGAGCGCGGCGCGCGGGTGCGGGTGATCGCCACGCGGGCGTCTCTCGCCTTCATCACCGAACTCAGCCTGGCGACGGCGGCGGACGGTGAGGTGGCGACCGACGGGACGTGGTTTACGGCCCGCCCCGACGCCCAGCACCTCACCCTCGCGCGGGCGGACGCGGTGGTCGTCGTGGGCGCCTCCGCCGACCTCCTCGCGCGGGCGGCGACCGGGCGCGGGGACGACCTCGCCTCGGCCACCCTCCTGAGCGTCCGCGCCCCCGTCCTGTGGGTCCCAGCGATGAACGAGCGCATGTGGGAGCACCCGGCGGTGCGGGCGAACGCGGAGCGGCTGCGCGGGTGGGGCCATACCTTCCTGGGCCCGGTCTCCGGCGCCTTCGGCTCGCGCGGGGAGGGCACGGGGATGGGCCGGATGGCCGAGCCCGAGGACATCGCGGCGGCCACCCTCGCCCTGCTCGCTCCCGCCGCGCCGCGCGACCTGGAGGGCGTGAGGATCGTCGTCTCCGCCGGGCCGACCCGCGAGTACCTCGACCCCGTGCGCTTCATCAGCAACCCGTCGAGCGGCAAGATGGGCTTCGCGGTGGCCGGGGAGGCGCGCGACCGGGGGGCGGAGGTGACGCTGGTGACGGGCCCGGTGAGCCTCCCCGACCCACCCGGCGTGCGGGTGGTCCGCATCGAGAGCGCCCTGGAGCTGCGGGACGCGGTGGTGGGGGCGGCGCGGGATGCGGGCGTGGTCGTGATGACGGCGGCGGTCGCCGACTACCGGGCTGCCGAGCGCGCAGGCGAGAAGCAGGCCAAGGTGGCGGGGGACGTGACGGTCCACCTTACCCCCAACCCCGACATCCTCGCCGAATTGGGCGCGCAGAAGGGGGAGCGGGTGCTCGTCGGCTTTGCGATGGAGACCCACGCCGGAGTCGAGCGGGCGGCCCTCAAGGCGCGGCGCAAGAACGCCGACTTCATCCTGCTCAACTACCCCACCCGTGAGGGCACCGCGTTCGGCGGCGACGACAACGAGGTCACCCTCGTGCGCCCCGACGGCTCCCATGAGGCGTGGCCCCGCCTGAGCAAGCGCGAGGTGGCCCGGAGGCTGCTGGACGAGGCGCTGCGCGTGCGCGGAGGGCGGCAGGAAGCCTGA
- the argR gene encoding arginine repressor produces MLSKEQRQKRIQDIIARESVSTQAELVERLRAEGVQVTQATVSRDINELRLVRLPIGKGRHRYALAQVSGHNDVRDQLERLFQNFVRDVDRGENMLVIRTADGHATGVALLLDKLRRDDIVGTIAGEDTIFVVARTTAEGEALMEELNALMLG; encoded by the coding sequence GTGCTCAGCAAGGAACAGCGCCAGAAGCGCATTCAGGACATCATCGCGCGGGAGAGCGTCTCCACGCAGGCCGAACTCGTCGAGCGGCTGCGCGCGGAGGGCGTGCAGGTGACCCAGGCGACGGTCAGCCGCGACATCAACGAGCTGCGGCTGGTGCGGCTGCCCATCGGCAAGGGGAGGCACCGCTACGCCCTCGCGCAGGTGAGCGGGCACAACGACGTGCGCGACCAGCTCGAACGCCTCTTCCAGAACTTCGTGCGCGACGTGGACCGGGGCGAGAACATGCTCGTGATCCGCACCGCCGACGGCCATGCCACGGGGGTCGCCCTGCTGCTCGACAAGCTGCGCCGCGACGACATCGTGGGCACCATCGCCGGGGAGGACACCATCTTCGTCGTCGCCCGCACGACCGCCGAGGGCGAGGCCCTGATGGAGGAACTCAACGCCCTGATGCTGGGGTGA